GCCGGGTACGAACCCCGGGTTTTTATACCAGCAAAATACGATCCGCGATGCGCTTGTCGCCGGGCTCAATCTGCACATTTTCCATAACCATTGCGACCGCGTACATATGGCGAATTTGGCGCAGACGGTCAACGTGCTGCAGGCCGTGGTGCTGACCGAGGGAAGCCGGATGCTGCTCACGCCGACGTATCATGTGATGGACATGTTTAAGGTGCATCAGGACGCGGAGCTGCTGGATATTCATACGGCAAGCGCAGCTGTGTACGAAATGGAAGGAGAACAGCTCTCCCAGGTATCGGTGTCGGCCTCGAAGGATGCGGAGGGTCATATTCATATCAGCTTGTGCAACCTGGATCATCATTCGAAGGCGCCTGTCCGCATCGAGCTTCGGGGTTCAGGCGGCGATTTTGTGCTGTCCGGAACGATCTTGACGGCCGGCGATATGCGCGAACATAACACGTTCGAGCAGCCGGAGCGTGTTAAACCGCAGCCGTTTGAAGATTTCGTGCGGAGGCAGGACGCCATCGAAGCGGTTTTGCCGCCGATGTCCGTGGCCGTGTTGAAGCTGGCTGCGCAATAAGGTATGGAAACGGCGAAACTTTGCAGAAACTGCGAAGAAAACGGCGCTATCGTCGAGGAGAGGATCGGCAGAATGATCGCGGCGGCAAGGTTTGCCCCCGAGGATTGTGTTTCGGCGGAAGCTTACGAGCGGCGTCTTCAGGCATGCTTCTCGTGCGCGGGGTTGGCCGGAGGGCACACGTGCACGGTTTGCGGCTGCATCGTTCAGATCCGGGCGAAGCTGAAGGCGAAGACGTGCCCGAGGCCGGAAGGCAGCCTGTGGGATTAAAGGTTCAGCTTGCGGTATTGCAGCGGCGCGATGCCGGTGATCGCCTTGAAGACACGCCCGAAATGCGTGCTGCTTTCATAGCCGACTTTTTCCGTGATCGCGGTGATGTTCAAGGATGTCGTCCTAAGCAGCTTTTGAGCCTCCTTGATCCGCACCTGATTGACGTACTCCACAAACGTAAAGCCGGTCACTTCCTTGTAAATGCGGCTCAAATAAAACGGGCTCATATGAAAACGATCCGCCAGGTCCCTCAGGCTGAGCGGCTCCGCGTAATGCTCGTTGATGTACTTGACGATGTCCGACACTTTTTGGTGCAGCGTGTTTGGGAATTCCGGCTGCTTCGCTGCGGCGCTCTTCGTACACCGGTGGATAAAAACGAGCAGCTCGGCCAGCTGCACTTTCAGGAGGCCATGCGATTCCGGGGCGGCCAGCTTGTTTTCGCGGAGCATTTTATCGAGCATATGGGATACCTGGGTTTGTTCCTTGCCGTCAAGACGCAGCAGCGGAAACGCTCCGAACATGCCCAGCGGATCGAAATCCATGTCCACGAGAATGCCGCCGACAAAAGTTTTTTTGAAATTGATCAGCACCCGTTCGTGGTTGGGCGAATAAGCTTCGGTCGTCCGATGAAGCACCAGCGGCTCGATCAGTACGAGGTCGCCTTGCCTAACGTGGTAAGTCCGATCTTTAATGAAATAAAACCGCTCGCCGGAGCTCATATAGTAAATTTCGTAGGAGTCGTGGGAATGATCCTTGCTCATGCTGAAGCTGGCGGTTCGTTTGACGTGTTCGATGAGAAACGGTTTTTGCTGGGGGATGACTTCGTGTTTCAAAACGGCACCTCGTTTTCGGGTCATTATGATGTCTATCATAACAAAAAATGTAGAAAAAATCTCGATGTAAGCAAATGATGTAATGTTTTCATGTAATTTTTGCAATACAATAGGAGGCATGAAAGCTGTTCCAACAGACCAAATTATGCTGGAGGGAATATTCATGTCTCGTACCCGTTATGCTCAAGTCGGCACAGGCGGCCGCGCGCAATTTTTTTACAATGCGATCGCCAAAGATTTTAAGGAAACTTCGGAGATCGTCGCTTTTTGCGATGTGAACCAAACCCGCATGGACTACGCCAACAAGCAGCTGGAGAAAAACGGCGCCAAGGCGGTTCCGACCTACAAATCGAACGAATTCGATAAAATGATCGAAGAATCGAAGCCGGATGCGGTTATCGTCACGTCCGTCGACCGCACGCATCATACGTACATCATCCGCGCGATGGAGCTTGGCTGCGACGTCGTCACTGAGAAGCCGATGACGGTCGATGAAGTAAAGTGCCAGGAAATTCTCGACGCGGTAAAGCGGACCGGCCGCAAGCTGCGCGTTACGTTCAACTACCGCTATTCTCCGCACAACACGAAAATCCGCGAGCTGATCGAGGACGGCACAATCGGCGACGTCACGGCGGTTCACTTCGAATGGCTGCTCAACACGAAGCACGGCGCCGACTATTTCCGCCGCTGGCACCGCGACAAGCGCAACAGCGGAGGTTTGCTCGTACACAAGTCGACGCACCATTTCGATCTGGTCAATTTTTGGCTGAACACGCAGCCGAAAACTGTTTACGCGCAGGGAGACTTGATGTTCTACGGCCGCGAAAATGCGGAGAAGCGCGGCGTGACGGAGTTTTATTCGCGGGCACGCGGTTCGGAATATGCGAAAAACGATCCGTTTGCGCTGCATTTGGAGCAAAGCGACAGCCTGAAGGCGATGTACGCCGATGCGGAGCATGAGGACGGCTATTATCGCGACCAAAGCGTCTTCGGTGACGGCATCAACATTGAGGATACGATGAGCGTGCTCGTGCGCTACAAAAACAACGCGATGCTCACTTACTCCTTGTACGCGTACGCGCCGTGGGAAGGCTTCCGTGTATCGTTCAGCGGCACGAAGGGACGTATCGAAATGAACGTGATCGAGCAATCGTACGTCAACTCCGGCGGCGAGCAGGGGCTTGAAGGCGCGGTAGTCGGCAAAAAAATCATCGTGCATCCGATGTTCGACCAGCCGTACGAAGTGAAGGTGGTCGAAGGCAAAGGCGGTCACGGCGGCGGCGACCCGGTGCTGCTGAACGACCTGTTCGGCGCGGAAAAAACGCCGGACCGCTTCAACCGCGCAGCGTCTCACGTCGACGGCGCGATGAGCATCCTGACCGGCATCGCCGGCAACATCTCGATCCGCACCGGCCTTCCGGTGAAAGTGGACCAACTCGTGCAGTTTTAAGAGAGAGCCTATAAGAAAAAGAAGCGGCTGCCTTATCGTGAGGCGGCTGCTTTTTTTCTCGTAAAGGAGGAACTCTTCTTTGGGATTATAGGGCAGGATAATAGCCGATACATGTAGAATGTTTATTATAAAAATTTATATTTTTGCACAGATCTTTCATCCGATTTTGCGGGGGTGTACGCGTATGGAAAACAATCGAAACTGGGCAGGCAATTACAGCTACAGCGCGAAGGAACTTCTTGTTCCGGAGTCGGTGGAACAAGTACAGGAAATCGTGGCTCGCAGCAGCCTGATCAAGGCGCTTGGCACTCGGCATTCGTTTAATGGAATCGCTGATTGTACCGGGAGTCTCCTCTCGCTTCAAAAGCTTAACCGCGTTATAAATTTAGACGTTCAACGCAATAAGATTACAGTCGAAGCCGGTATAAGATACGGCGATCTGTGCCATTATTTGCACGGATGCGGTTATGCGCTGCACAATTTGGCATCGCTGCCGCACATATCCATTGCAGGTGCAATCGCAACAGCAACACATGGTTCCGGTGACCGAAACGGCAATCTTGCTTCTGCGGTTCACTCCCTGGAAGTCGTCAAAGCGGATGGGGAGAAAGCCGTTTTCTCTCGAGAAGGGCAAGACGGTCTCTTCGAGGGAGCGGTCGTGGGACTTGGAGGACTTGGGGTTATTACGCAAATCACTCTGGATGTGATCCCTACGTTCCAGATGAGCCAACACGTATTCGAAAACTTGCCTTTAGCGCAGCTGAAGGACCATTTTGACGATATTTTCTCCAGCGCTTACAGCGTTAGTCTATTCACGGATTGGAAAACTGCGGGTTTCAATCAAGTATGGCAAAAGCGTATTGCAAACGATTACACCCCTGCACCGGCGGACTCCGAATTTTTTGGCGCTGCGCCGGCAGGTGCGCACCGGCATCCGGTGCCCGGCTACTCGGCGGAGAATTGCAGCGAGCAGCTTGGCGTTCCCGGGCCGTGGTACGAACGGCTGCCGCATTTCCGGATGGATTTTACGCCAAGCGCCGGCGAGGAACTGCAAAGCGAATATTTCGTGCCGCGCCAAAAAGCTTATGATGCGTTATGTGCGATTGACCGAATAAAGGACAGCATTGCGCCGTATCTCTATGTGTCCGAGGTTCGTACGATTGCGGAAGATCGGCTGTGGATGAGCCCCTGTTACAAGCAGCAATCGGTGGGGATTCACTTTACGTGGAAAGCGGACTGGGAAGCTGTGCGGCAAATATTGCCGATCATCGAAGAGCAGCTGGCACCGTTTCATGCCCGTCCGCATTGGGGGAAGTTGTTTGCCATGCCACCCGCACATGTTCAATCGCTTTACGAAAAGCTGCCCGACTTTCGGCAGCTGCTCCTTCAGTGCGACCCTCAAGGAAAGTTTTGTAACAATTTCTTGAAAAGTTATATTATGGAAAATTATTCATAGTACCCATTGAGAAGCTGCAGATGAGGCTCAGCAGCTCAACGAGTAATAAAGAGGCCGCCGGGGATCGATCGGGCGGCCTGTTTGTGCCCTAACCTTTCAGCACGTAGATGTACCGTCTTTATCATAGCTATAAGTGCATCCGCAGCTTTATTCAAGTAAAATAAGAGGGACGACGACGGAACGAAAAAGGAGCTTGAACAACAATGAGAAGACTGCTTGAAACCGGACTCGTGACGGGCGCCGGCGGGCTGCTGTTTACGCTGCTGCATATCCCGCTCAGCTGGATGCTCGGCCCGATGGCGGCTGCGATGCTTTGGGGCGAGCTTGCGAAACGGACGCTCCGGTGGCCGATCGGGCTGCGCAATGCGGGGCTCGCCGTTCTCGGCTACATGATGGGCATCACGTTTACGAAGGAAACGGGGCACCAGATCGTCGTGCAGCTGCCGACGATGCTGACCGTCACCGTACTTACGGTTGCTTTCAGCTTGGCCACAGCCTGGCTGACGGCGCGGAAAGCGGAAATCACGATGGCCAGCAGCGTGATCGGCAGCATTCCGGGCGGCCTGTCCCAGATGGTCGTATTAAGCGAGGAGGTGAGGGGAGCGGAAGGGACGCAGGTCGCTTTTATGCAGACGATCCGGCTGATGGCCGTCATTTTTATCGTGCCCTTCGTGGCGGTGCACGGCCTTGCCGCAAGCGCCGACGGGGCGGTTCCTGCCTCCGCAGCGGCGAATGCTTACACGGCCTGGCTTGCGCATCCGGCGTTTTCCGCCGGCGTTGTCGCCGCTATCGCGGCAAGCTGCTGGGTTGCGGTCAAGCTGCGCTTTCC
The window above is part of the Paenibacillus hamazuiensis genome. Proteins encoded here:
- a CDS encoding Gfo/Idh/MocA family protein codes for the protein MSRTRYAQVGTGGRAQFFYNAIAKDFKETSEIVAFCDVNQTRMDYANKQLEKNGAKAVPTYKSNEFDKMIEESKPDAVIVTSVDRTHHTYIIRAMELGCDVVTEKPMTVDEVKCQEILDAVKRTGRKLRVTFNYRYSPHNTKIRELIEDGTIGDVTAVHFEWLLNTKHGADYFRRWHRDKRNSGGLLVHKSTHHFDLVNFWLNTQPKTVYAQGDLMFYGRENAEKRGVTEFYSRARGSEYAKNDPFALHLEQSDSLKAMYADAEHEDGYYRDQSVFGDGINIEDTMSVLVRYKNNAMLTYSLYAYAPWEGFRVSFSGTKGRIEMNVIEQSYVNSGGEQGLEGAVVGKKIIVHPMFDQPYEVKVVEGKGGHGGGDPVLLNDLFGAEKTPDRFNRAASHVDGAMSILTGIAGNISIRTGLPVKVDQLVQF
- a CDS encoding FAD-binding protein; this translates as MENNRNWAGNYSYSAKELLVPESVEQVQEIVARSSLIKALGTRHSFNGIADCTGSLLSLQKLNRVINLDVQRNKITVEAGIRYGDLCHYLHGCGYALHNLASLPHISIAGAIATATHGSGDRNGNLASAVHSLEVVKADGEKAVFSREGQDGLFEGAVVGLGGLGVITQITLDVIPTFQMSQHVFENLPLAQLKDHFDDIFSSAYSVSLFTDWKTAGFNQVWQKRIANDYTPAPADSEFFGAAPAGAHRHPVPGYSAENCSEQLGVPGPWYERLPHFRMDFTPSAGEELQSEYFVPRQKAYDALCAIDRIKDSIAPYLYVSEVRTIAEDRLWMSPCYKQQSVGIHFTWKADWEAVRQILPIIEEQLAPFHARPHWGKLFAMPPAHVQSLYEKLPDFRQLLLQCDPQGKFCNNFLKSYIMENYS
- a CDS encoding DUF6171 family protein yields the protein METAKLCRNCEENGAIVEERIGRMIAAARFAPEDCVSAEAYERRLQACFSCAGLAGGHTCTVCGCIVQIRAKLKAKTCPRPEGSLWD
- a CDS encoding AbrB family transcriptional regulator, with protein sequence MRRLLETGLVTGAGGLLFTLLHIPLSWMLGPMAAAMLWGELAKRTLRWPIGLRNAGLAVLGYMMGITFTKETGHQIVVQLPTMLTVTVLTVAFSLATAWLTARKAEITMASSVIGSIPGGLSQMVVLSEEVRGAEGTQVAFMQTIRLMAVIFIVPFVAVHGLAASADGAVPASAAANAYTAWLAHPAFSAGVVAAIAASCWVAVKLRFPTPYMLGPLVAAALLVVLGEPAPHVPPLLIIAAQWAIGAYMGVTTRLGSLANWKKLLPYSALSGIGVVLFSLAIAYVLSLLHPITFLTAFLSTAPGGMTEMGVTAAITHADITMIVAYQMFRILFILFLVPPVLKWGLNRFGRMEPGTDKA
- a CDS encoding AraC family transcriptional regulator; amino-acid sequence: MKHEVIPQQKPFLIEHVKRTASFSMSKDHSHDSYEIYYMSSGERFYFIKDRTYHVRQGDLVLIEPLVLHRTTEAYSPNHERVLINFKKTFVGGILVDMDFDPLGMFGAFPLLRLDGKEQTQVSHMLDKMLRENKLAAPESHGLLKVQLAELLVFIHRCTKSAAAKQPEFPNTLHQKVSDIVKYINEHYAEPLSLRDLADRFHMSPFYLSRIYKEVTGFTFVEYVNQVRIKEAQKLLRTTSLNITAITEKVGYESSTHFGRVFKAITGIAPLQYRKLNL